Proteins found in one Miscanthus floridulus cultivar M001 chromosome 4, ASM1932011v1, whole genome shotgun sequence genomic segment:
- the LOC136548183 gene encoding subtilisin-like protease SBT4.4: MAGEVPWTWQWRLGHLLLLPASSFFLLLLLFLLLSFSSSGGTTLGAGRAQAAAVAALAWATLARAQAGPAAALVRVGVAVVALARSTDYNCFLLLQGASVNTFPTIANATLAFPANGSCDPENLAGGPYKGKIVLCPPQKGRSNGVSGPFLAGAAGVVLVTRAPDVAFTLPLPGLTVTQDNFDQIMAYVNSTSNPVGTIDRTVTTGNPQAPVAASFSSPGPNLVTPSILKPDLSAPGVDIIASWSPLSSPSGNPNDTRKVQYNIISGTSMACPHASGAAAYVKSLHRDWSPAMIMSALITTATPMNTPGNSNMTALKYGAGQLNPAKAHDPGLVYDASEGDYVAMLCAQNYTAEQLALITGSNTTSCANNGSTSGTPSDLNYPTMATRVEPGKNFTAVFPRTATNVGATSAVYDVKVIFPIEAANDLTIDVSPSRLEFSAQGQKVLFAVTVSGVAMEEGRVHSAAIVWYNNENEVRSPVVVYAITDDDSQENGV, encoded by the exons ATGGCTGGGGAAGTGCCGTGGACGTGGCAATGGCGGctggggcacctcctcctccttcctgcttcctccttcttcctcctcctccttctcttcctcctcctctctttctcctcctccggcggcacgACGCTTGGGGCAGGGCGGGCGCAGGCagcagcggtggcggcgttggCGTGGGCGACGCTGGCGCGGGCGCAggcggggccggcggcggcgctggtgagggtgggggtggcggtggtggcgctggCGCGGTCAAC tgattacAACTGTTTTCTTCTGTTGCAGGGAGCCTCCGTTAACACCTTTCCAACGATAGCAAATGCTACACTTGCATTCCCTGCCAACGG GTCATGTGATCCAGAGAACCTCGCCGGAGGTCCTTACAAAGGCAAGATCGTTCTCTGCCCACCCCAGAAGGGCCGTTCGAACGGCGTCTCAGGCCCTTTCTTGGCCGGTGCAGCAGGTGTCGTCTTAGTCACCCGCGCGCCCGACGTCGCTTTCACTCTGCCTCTCCCTGGTCTCACGGTAACTCAGGACAACTTCGACCAAATCATGGCGTATGTCAACAGCACTAG TAATCCTGTGGGTACCATAGACCGCACCGTGACTACGGGCAATCCACAAGCTCCTGTGGCCGCCTCCTTCTCTTCTCCAGGCCCCAACTTGGTCACCCCTTCGATCTTGAAG CCTGATCTATCTGCGCCGGGGGTAGACATCATTGCCTCATGGTCACCGCTGTCATCACCCTCGGGCAATCCTAACGACACGAGGAAGGTTCAGTACAACATCATCTCCGGCACATCCATGGCGTGCCCACACGCGAGCGGAGCCGCCGCCTATGTCAAGTCACTCCACCGTGACTGGTCGCCGGCGATGATCATGTCGGCTCTCATCACCACCG CCACTCCAATGAACACACCGGGCAATTCCAACATGACCGCGCTCAAGTACGGTGCCGGGCAACTCAACCCAGCAAAGGCGCATGACCCGGGCCTCGTGTATGACGCATCGGAGGGCGACTATGTGGCTATGCTGTGCGCGCAGAATTACACCGCCGAGCAGCTCGCACTCATCACCGGCTCCAACACCACGTCCTGCGCTAATAATGGCTCGACGTCCGGCACACCCAGCGACCTCAACTACCCGACCATGGCGACCCGTGTGGAGCCGGGCAAGAACTTCACTGCGGTCTTCCCGCGGACTGCCACCAACGTCGGGGCCACAAGCGCCGTGTATGACGTGAAGGTCATTTTTCCTATTGAGGCGGCCAATGACCTCACCATTGATGTGTCTCCGAGCAGACTAGAGTTCAGCGCACAGGGCCAGAAGGTCTTGTTCGCCGTGACGGTGTCCGGCGTGGCGATGGAGGAGGGCAGGGTCCACTCAGCCGCCATCGTGTGGTACAACAACGAGAATGAGGTGAGGAGCCCGGTGGTGGTGTACGCAATAACGGACGACGACTCCCAGGAAAACGGGGTTTAG